A genome region from Desulfobaccales bacterium includes the following:
- the miaB gene encoding tRNA (N6-isopentenyl adenosine(37)-C2)-methylthiotransferase MiaB, which yields MVGAQRKLYIRTFGCQMNVADSELMAQVLGHEYALTPHAEDADLYLINTCAIRRKSEEKVRSLLGSLKFLKRRRPQLILGVGGCVAQQEGERLLAAAPHLNLVFGTQGIYRLPDLVHRASMGERLVDVALTPEILDLPHYGWSPGKVQTMVTIMRGCNNFCTYCVVPYVRGRESSREPEAIVDEVAAFVAAGGKEVTLLGQNVNSYGRGLPEPVTFPQLLRHLDRLSGLDRLRFATSHPRDLSPELIGAFGELRALCEHLHLPVQSGSDRILKKMNRGYTGTEYLTKITALRQACPTIALTTDLIVGFPGETETDFDQTLELMREAMFDQSFSFKYSPRPQTRAASFPDQVPEDIKTERLIQLQALQAELTGKSHARLVGQELEVLVEGKSKRSPEELCGRLRTNQVVNFIGPQKLLGCLTRVTIIEAHPHSLKGRWVQPSSTFNRREEDLGVFPREAPC from the coding sequence ATGGTTGGGGCGCAAAGGAAACTTTATATCCGGACGTTTGGCTGCCAAATGAATGTGGCCGATTCCGAGTTGATGGCCCAGGTTCTAGGCCATGAGTATGCCCTGACGCCCCATGCCGAGGATGCCGACCTCTATCTGATCAACACCTGCGCCATTCGCCGCAAATCCGAAGAGAAGGTGCGGAGCCTCCTGGGAAGTTTAAAGTTCCTGAAGCGTCGGCGTCCCCAGCTCATCCTGGGCGTTGGAGGTTGCGTCGCCCAACAAGAAGGCGAACGGCTGTTGGCGGCTGCCCCCCATCTCAACCTGGTGTTCGGCACCCAAGGTATCTATCGGCTGCCTGACCTGGTGCACCGAGCCTCAATGGGCGAAAGGCTGGTGGACGTGGCCCTGACGCCTGAAATCCTGGATTTACCCCATTACGGCTGGTCACCGGGGAAGGTGCAAACCATGGTGACCATCATGCGGGGCTGCAATAATTTTTGCACTTATTGTGTGGTCCCCTACGTGCGGGGCCGGGAGAGCAGCCGCGAGCCTGAGGCCATTGTCGACGAGGTCGCCGCGTTTGTGGCCGCGGGCGGCAAGGAGGTCACCCTCCTGGGCCAAAACGTTAATTCCTACGGCCGGGGATTGCCTGAGCCTGTAACGTTTCCCCAGTTGCTACGGCATCTTGATCGTCTGTCAGGCCTGGACCGCCTGCGGTTCGCCACCTCTCACCCCCGGGACCTGTCTCCCGAGCTGATCGGCGCCTTCGGCGAGTTGCGGGCCTTGTGTGAGCATCTCCACCTGCCGGTGCAGTCCGGTTCCGACAGGATTCTAAAGAAGATGAACCGCGGTTACACCGGGACAGAATACCTGACAAAAATCACCGCGTTGCGGCAAGCCTGCCCCACTATCGCACTCACCACCGATCTCATCGTAGGCTTTCCAGGGGAGACCGAAACCGACTTCGACCAGACCCTGGAGCTGATGAGGGAAGCTATGTTCGACCAGTCCTTTTCTTTCAAGTATTCCCCCCGTCCCCAGACTCGGGCCGCCTCTTTTCCCGATCAGGTGCCGGAAGATATCAAAACCGAGCGCCTGATTCAGCTGCAGGCCTTGCAGGCTGAGCTCACCGGTAAATCCCACGCCCGCCTGGTGGGACAAGAACTGGAAGTGCTGGTGGAAGGCAAAAGTAAGCGTTCCCCCGAAGAACTCTGCGGGCGGCTCCGGACCAATCAAGTCGTCAACTTTATCGGGCCCCAAAAATTGCTGGGCTGTCTGACCCGTGTGACCATAATCGAGGCGCACCCCCATTCGCTGAAAGGCCGTTGGGTGCAGCCCTCGTCCACTTTTAATCGCAGGGAGGAGGATCTGGGGGTATTCCCAAGGGAGGCACCATGTTAA
- a CDS encoding bifunctional nuclease family protein, which yields MLIEMTVSGLTIDPFTNSPIMILKDVDSDKAVPIWIGLLEATAIASELENIKFSRPMTHDLLKNIMELMETTVTKVEVTDLRDNTYFALIYLIREGQEISIDARPSDAIAIALRTKAPIFVADVVIQKARRVDLSAKEAITTEDAKKWTEVLEGLDPEDFGKYKM from the coding sequence ATGTTAATAGAAATGACGGTTTCCGGCTTGACCATCGACCCGTTCACCAACAGTCCCATCATGATTCTGAAAGATGTGGATTCGGACAAAGCCGTGCCCATCTGGATCGGGTTGTTGGAGGCCACCGCCATTGCCAGCGAGTTGGAGAACATCAAGTTCTCCCGCCCGATGACCCATGATCTGCTGAAAAATATCATGGAGCTCATGGAGACCACGGTGACTAAAGTAGAGGTTACCGACCTGCGGGATAATACTTATTTCGCCCTCATCTATCTCATTCGGGAAGGTCAAGAGATCAGTATTGACGCACGGCCCAGCGATGCCATTGCTATTGCCCTGCGCACCAAGGCCCCCATCTTTGTGGCCGACGTGGTGATCCAAAAGGCCCGGCGTGTGGACCTGAGCGCCAAGGAGGCCATCACCACCGAGGACGCCAAAAAGTGGACCGAGGTGCTGGAAGGACTGGACCCGGAGGATTTCGGTAAGTATAAGATGTAA
- a CDS encoding alpha/beta hydrolase translates to MTCAIQDPQLSSKLLPTTANTALGAVEYAEIGDGPVVVVIHGAMGGYDQSLILAQTIGNAGYRYIALSRPGYLGTPLSSGQSPEQQGDLIAALLDTLGVAQAGVMAVSGGGPSALQFGLRHPARCPGLVLVSTCADKVDTPIPFSFKVMKYLARWSWFANNFRKKAEKDLEGLAKRSIRDPEILARTINDTDTWPLFSTMLLSTFDRMGQRLDGTENDIKISRTATYPLENLNVPVLIVHGTQDQLVQFDVHANMFKARLPNAELLAVDGGEHVAIFTHRNMVKAKVTEFMQRHFTA, encoded by the coding sequence GTGACCTGTGCTATCCAAGACCCTCAATTATCAAGCAAACTCCTACCGACAACGGCGAACACCGCGCTCGGTGCTGTGGAGTATGCTGAAATTGGGGACGGTCCGGTTGTGGTTGTCATCCATGGTGCTATGGGCGGTTACGACCAAAGTCTGATCCTGGCCCAAACCATCGGCAATGCCGGCTATCGCTATATAGCTTTGAGCCGGCCCGGCTATCTGGGTACGCCGCTGAGTTCCGGACAAAGCCCCGAACAACAGGGTGATCTTATTGCAGCCTTGTTGGACACCCTTGGTGTCGCCCAAGCAGGTGTCATGGCCGTTTCCGGTGGAGGACCAAGCGCTCTGCAGTTCGGTCTGAGACACCCTGCCCGATGTCCAGGACTTGTTTTGGTATCGACTTGTGCTGACAAGGTTGATACCCCTATCCCTTTTTCATTTAAGGTAATGAAATATCTCGCGCGTTGGTCTTGGTTTGCTAATAATTTCCGCAAGAAAGCTGAAAAAGACTTAGAAGGCTTAGCCAAACGTTCCATCCGAGACCCGGAAATTCTGGCTCGCACGATCAATGATACTGATACCTGGCCATTATTCTCAACAATGTTGCTCAGCACTTTTGACCGAATGGGGCAGCGTTTGGACGGTACTGAAAACGATATTAAGATTTCCCGGACCGCCACCTACCCCTTAGAAAACCTGAACGTCCCCGTTCTGATTGTCCATGGGACTCAAGACCAGCTGGTGCAATTTGATGTGCATGCCAACATGTTCAAGGCCCGTCTGCCGAATGCCGAGCTTCTGGCAGTTGATGGCGGTGAGCATGTCGCAATTTTTACCCACAGAAACATGGTGAAAGCGAAGGTGACTGAGTTTATGCAACGGCACTTCACGGCCTAG
- a CDS encoding histidinol phosphate phosphatase domain-containing protein yields MIDLHTHTLNSDGELLPSELWRRAHVKGYRYLGITDHVDASNFEVVFARLRTAALSLNRGDYPVLIPGLEFTHLPPALIAPLAAQARALGVPLIVIHGETLAEPVAPGTNRAAIEADIDILAHPGLITLEDAALARERGIFLELSARKGHSLANGHVARVALEVGASLIVDTDSHSPSDLITRQQAERIAKGAGLRDAAVQTLFTDAEALARRLAEL; encoded by the coding sequence ATGATCGATCTCCATACCCATACCTTAAATAGCGACGGCGAACTCCTGCCGTCGGAGTTGTGGCGCCGGGCCCATGTCAAAGGCTATCGCTATCTCGGCATAACTGACCATGTCGATGCCTCGAACTTCGAGGTGGTCTTTGCCCGGCTAAGAACTGCAGCCTTGAGCCTCAACCGGGGCGACTACCCGGTGCTCATCCCCGGGCTCGAGTTCACCCATCTGCCCCCGGCCCTCATTGCTCCTCTGGCCGCCCAGGCCCGGGCCCTGGGGGTGCCCCTCATCGTGATCCACGGCGAGACCTTGGCTGAACCAGTGGCGCCCGGCACCAACCGGGCCGCCATCGAGGCCGACATCGACATCCTGGCCCATCCCGGCCTCATCACCTTAGAGGACGCCGCTCTGGCCCGGGAGCGGGGCATTTTCCTGGAACTGTCCGCCCGCAAAGGGCACTCTCTGGCCAACGGCCACGTGGCCCGGGTGGCCCTGGAGGTGGGCGCCTCCCTTATTGTCGACACCGACTCCCATAGCCCGTCTGACCTCATCACCCGGCAGCAGGCCGAACGCATCGCCAAGGGCGCAGGCCTGCGGGACGCCGCAGTCCAAACCCTCTTCACCGACGCCGAAGCCCTGGCCCGCCGCCTGGCGGAGTTGTAG
- a CDS encoding ComF family protein: MNLDQISPLGWLKNSALSILEFFLPRLCLFCGTAVGEEAEIAVCPECEGQIEWVESPLCTCCGAVFASRDGVDRVCGDCTTDPPAFTRARAAAIYDGPTAQAVKRFKFGGKMAYLPVMQTWLQHPLCLELLADADLIAPVPLHPRRLRQRGFNQALLLAHAFPGVTIAREVVVRVRHTVPQVELKPKERRDNVKGAFAVPNPALVKGKNVLLLDDVFTTGATVRECAKALLKAGARRVDVLTVARVKHD; the protein is encoded by the coding sequence ATGAATCTGGACCAAATATCTCCATTGGGATGGCTCAAGAACTCTGCCCTTTCCATCCTGGAATTCTTCCTGCCCCGGTTGTGTCTCTTTTGTGGCACGGCAGTGGGGGAAGAGGCGGAGATCGCGGTCTGCCCGGAGTGCGAGGGCCAGATCGAGTGGGTGGAGAGCCCCCTGTGCACGTGTTGCGGCGCGGTGTTTGCCTCCCGGGACGGCGTCGACCGCGTCTGCGGCGACTGCACCACGGACCCGCCTGCCTTCACTCGGGCCCGGGCCGCGGCCATTTATGATGGCCCCACCGCCCAAGCCGTCAAGCGCTTCAAGTTCGGTGGCAAAATGGCCTACCTCCCGGTGATGCAGACCTGGCTGCAGCATCCCCTATGCCTGGAATTGCTGGCGGACGCGGACCTCATAGCCCCCGTGCCTCTCCACCCCAGGCGCTTGAGGCAGCGCGGCTTTAACCAGGCCCTGCTCCTGGCTCACGCCTTCCCTGGAGTGACTATAGCGCGGGAGGTGGTGGTGCGAGTGCGCCACACGGTGCCCCAAGTCGAACTCAAGCCTAAAGAGCGCCGGGACAACGTCAAGGGAGCCTTTGCCGTGCCCAACCCAGCCCTGGTCAAAGGCAAAAACGTCTTACTCCTCGATGATGTCTTTACCACCGGCGCCACGGTCAGAGAATGCGCCAAGGCCTTGCTGAAGGCCGGCGCCCGCCGGGTGGACGTCCTCACCGTGGCCCGGGTGAAACATGATTAG
- the rfaE2 gene encoding D-glycero-beta-D-manno-heptose 1-phosphate adenylyltransferase, with protein sequence MSECTTSHKVIYRDAAAMWVQDLQGQGQKVVFTNGCFDLLHPGHVAYLEEARSQGDALIVGLNTDASVVRLNKGPGRPITPEADRGRVLAALACVDRVVLFDEDTPLALITLLQPDILVKGGDYQLHEIVGREVVEARGGKVLTLPFVAGYSTSALIKRIQSGC encoded by the coding sequence ATGAGCGAATGCACCACCAGCCATAAGGTGATTTATAGGGACGCCGCGGCCATGTGGGTCCAAGACCTCCAGGGCCAGGGCCAAAAAGTGGTCTTTACTAACGGCTGCTTCGATCTGCTGCACCCTGGTCACGTGGCTTACCTGGAAGAGGCCCGTTCCCAGGGGGACGCCTTGATCGTCGGACTCAACACCGACGCTTCCGTGGTGCGCTTGAATAAAGGCCCCGGCCGCCCTATCACTCCAGAAGCCGATCGGGGCCGGGTTCTGGCCGCGCTGGCCTGCGTGGACCGGGTAGTGTTGTTTGATGAAGACACACCCCTGGCGCTCATCACCCTCCTACAACCCGACATCCTGGTAAAGGGCGGCGACTACCAACTCCATGAAATCGTCGGCCGCGAGGTGGTCGAAGCCCGGGGCGGCAAGGTCTTGACCCTGCCCTTCGTGGCCGGTTACTCCACCTCCGCACTGATCAAACGCATCCAATCCGGTTGTTAA
- the gpmA gene encoding 2,3-diphosphoglycerate-dependent phosphoglycerate mutase: MKQLVLLRHGESIWNQENRFTGWIDVGLSDKGVQEAIEAGRLLKEEGFVFDVAYTSMLKRAIKTLWIALEGMDLMWLPIHHSWRLNERHYGALQGLNKAETVEKFGMEQVKIWRRSYSIPPPALTPDDPRYPGSDPRYADLSPEELPLSECLEDVVARFLPYWQKVIAPAMQAGQRVLIAAHGNSLRALVKYLDKVSDDDIVSLNIPTGIPLVYELNDDLTPIRSRYMGDPEAAKRAALAVANQLKGGK, encoded by the coding sequence ATGAAACAACTCGTGCTGCTCAGACACGGTGAAAGTATCTGGAACCAGGAAAATCGCTTCACGGGCTGGATCGATGTGGGTTTGAGTGACAAAGGCGTCCAGGAGGCCATCGAGGCCGGTCGCCTTCTCAAGGAGGAAGGTTTCGTCTTTGATGTCGCCTATACTTCAATGCTCAAGCGGGCCATCAAGACCCTGTGGATCGCGCTGGAGGGGATGGACCTGATGTGGCTCCCGATTCACCATAGTTGGCGCTTGAATGAGCGTCACTATGGCGCGCTCCAGGGGCTCAACAAAGCGGAGACCGTCGAAAAATTCGGCATGGAGCAGGTGAAAATCTGGCGCCGCAGCTACAGCATACCACCCCCGGCTTTAACGCCGGACGACCCGCGCTATCCTGGGAGTGACCCGCGCTACGCCGATCTGTCTCCCGAAGAACTTCCCCTGAGCGAATGTCTCGAAGACGTAGTGGCGCGTTTTCTGCCTTATTGGCAGAAAGTCATCGCTCCGGCCATGCAAGCGGGGCAACGGGTACTCATCGCCGCCCACGGCAACAGTCTGCGGGCTTTGGTGAAATATCTGGATAAGGTTTCAGACGATGACATCGTGTCCCTCAATATCCCCACTGGCATCCCGCTGGTTTACGAACTGAATGATGATCTAACGCCCATCCGGAGCCGTTATATGGGCGACCCCGAGGCGGCTAAACGGGCGGCCCTTGCCGTGGCCAACCAATTAAAGGGCGGAAAATAG
- a CDS encoding MFS transporter, whose amino-acid sequence MRSNILLPFYISVYSAVVSCIYFLLPLYLKGNLHFSGGQIGVLYAVLSLNAILVSFPVGVIGDRYPARILTRMGLAATAASLWGLALVGSFWPFLAVFWGFGLSLQLFRLSLDTLLFKEDHADAPRRLGQYNAMRMGGMLVGVLLGGAAYYWLNFTITLKLFSVGLLILIGPTVRLPVTRGVRTALFDYGRDFLAAPVLFFVSWLFLFTLHWGAEATSLSLFLEHNLGLSPLGVGIYMAGEFGVVALTAYIYGRFWAGRLKPLTFLALALVFSGTGHICMTYPDLAWSFAWRAVHGFGDGLILMETYTTITRLFHVDRIGGSASLIALTTTMGVFAGSLIFGPLGAAYGYQMPLIISGAISLALLPLAYMGLRE is encoded by the coding sequence TGCATCTACTTCCTGCTTCCCCTCTATTTAAAGGGGAATCTCCATTTTTCCGGGGGCCAGATCGGGGTCCTCTATGCAGTCCTCAGCCTGAACGCTATTCTGGTATCTTTCCCCGTGGGCGTCATCGGCGACCGTTATCCCGCCCGCATCCTTACCCGGATGGGCCTGGCGGCGACTGCGGCAAGCCTCTGGGGGCTGGCGCTTGTGGGGAGTTTCTGGCCCTTCCTGGCGGTCTTTTGGGGCTTCGGCCTGAGCCTTCAGCTCTTTCGGCTCTCTTTAGATACCCTCCTGTTCAAGGAAGACCATGCGGACGCGCCCCGGCGCCTGGGGCAGTACAATGCCATGCGCATGGGCGGGATGCTGGTGGGGGTGCTGTTGGGAGGCGCGGCATACTACTGGCTGAATTTCACCATAACTTTGAAGCTCTTCAGCGTGGGGCTGCTGATCCTGATCGGGCCTACGGTGCGTCTGCCGGTGACCCGGGGGGTGCGTACGGCCTTGTTTGACTATGGCCGGGATTTCTTGGCCGCTCCAGTACTCTTTTTCGTTAGCTGGCTCTTTCTCTTTACCCTGCACTGGGGGGCTGAGGCCACCAGCCTGTCGTTGTTTCTGGAGCACAACCTGGGACTGTCGCCCTTGGGGGTGGGTATCTACATGGCAGGGGAATTCGGGGTGGTGGCCCTAACCGCTTATATTTATGGGCGGTTCTGGGCCGGGCGCTTAAAGCCCCTCACTTTTCTGGCCCTGGCCCTGGTGTTTTCCGGCACCGGCCATATTTGCATGACGTATCCGGACCTGGCCTGGTCCTTCGCCTGGCGGGCGGTGCACGGGTTTGGGGACGGCCTCATCCTCATGGAGACCTATACCACCATCACCCGGCTTTTTCACGTGGACCGCATCGGCGGCAGCGCCAGCCTCATTGCGCTCACCACCACGATGGGGGTCTTTGCCGGTTCCCTGATCTTCGGTCCCTTGGGCGCGGCCTACGGCTACCAGATGCCGCTGATCATCTCCGGGGCCATCAGTCTGGCTCTGTTGCCGTTAGCCTATATGGGGTTGCGGGAGTAA